The genomic segment GAGAGTTGACCTGGTGCAGAACGTTTTCCAATATATGCAAAAACAATATCACTGCCAAATGCAACCGTAGATATTCTTGAAAGTTTTCCTGTATAACCCATCCCCATGCTTATTATTGGTTTTTTAAATGCAGCTCTAACTAAATATGTAGCTTGATCAATAACCAACAGATCTGAAATTTTTTTTATCATGGTTGCAAACTTCAGAATATCTGCATCGTATTTATTTTCATCTTCTATTACTTTTAACAAAAAATTCAAATCAGGGGTTTCATTAAAGTTATGATAAGACAATAATACACCTACATTTTTATTCTTTGCTTTTTTAATTACTTCCTTAAAATTTTCATTGATTTTAATACTACTAAGTTCAAAATCTATAATCGACGCACCATTTTCAATAGCTTCTGTATACCACTTAATTCTAGTATTATCATCCACAACCTTTGCTTGGGTACCTTTTTCACTTTCTTTATGAGATCTAAATGTAAAAATGTAAGGAATATCAATAGAATTTATTATTGAAAAAACATTTGTACCAATCGATTCATCAAATATAGAATCAAACCGTATTTCAATCAGTTTTATTTTTTTATTGAATTTTTTTATTTTTTCTATGCTTTTTTTATCTAATGAAACCACAGGAACGCATATTAATGGCTCATTACCAAGCTTTACTCTATCAAATGTTTTAGCCTCCTCAAGTTGATATCTTGATGCCATTTTGGATTTCCTCTGATTTAGTCCTTAGGTAACTCGCCAGGAGGAGTATAAATCCAGAGTAAAATCATTGTTTTTTTACTTGTATTTATATGTCTATGGTAAACTCCTTTAGGTATGAACATATAATCAAATTCCTTGAAATCTTTAAGCTCTTTATCACTTTCTACTTTTCCTGATCCCTGAATGATAAAATCTACCTCTTCAGATATTGGGTGATTATGGTAGGATGAAGATTCCCCAGGTTCAAAATAAGTAATGCCGCTCACAAAATATTCAGAATCACAGAGTTCTTTGTCTACTGTCCTAAAAACCTTTCTTATCTCTCCAGTTTTTGTGCCTAACCAAATTTTCTTTGAATCTATATGCGGATCAATAATTTTAACTTTCATAACTATGCACCTAATTATACTTTAATCTTATATAATATATTAATTTTCTATATAACATATTATATGAATAGAAAATTTATTATTTACACGTCCTGACAATTTCTAAAAAACTACTTGTTTAATGGGTTTTTTTACTATACTTAGTAACGAAATATTTATTCATGAGTTCGCAATATACATAACTATGAACAATTTTGAAGACTTCTTTTTAAAAGCCGTAACTCCTTAAATCTTAGGAAATATGTCGATCTCTATTTTTGAGATTAGGTTTTCTACCTTTTTTGGTATCTCACTATATGCTACTTTTCCATCCGTATTTTCCACTAAGTACACCTTTGACAATTCAATCAAAAGCTCATTTACTGACAGATCCTTTGTTAGCCCTGCTTTCTTTATGATATTCATTATTCT from the Thermoplasmata archaeon genome contains:
- the aroD gene encoding type I 3-dehydroquinate dehydratase encodes the protein MASRYQLEEAKTFDRVKLGNEPLICVPVVSLDKKSIEKIKKFNKKIKLIEIRFDSIFDESIGTNVFSIINSIDIPYIFTFRSHKESEKGTQAKVVDDNTRIKWYTEAIENGASIIDFELSSIKINENFKEVIKKAKNKNVGVLLSYHNFNETPDLNFLLKVIEDENKYDADILKFATMIKKISDLLVIDQATYLVRAAFKKPIISMGMGYTGKLSRISTVAFGSDIVFAYIGKRSAPGQLSYSQVTKILSQIY
- a CDS encoding cupin domain-containing protein; protein product: MKVKIIDPHIDSKKIWLGTKTGEIRKVFRTVDKELCDSEYFVSGITYFEPGESSSYHNHPISEEVDFIIQGSGKVESDKELKDFKEFDYMFIPKGVYHRHINTSKKTMILLWIYTPPGELPKD
- a CDS encoding IS1634 family transposase; the encoded protein is DVMKNELENDKTYLQDDDALRGYFFITFVSLYLYFRIMNIIKKAGLTKDLSVNELLIELSKVYLVENTDGKVAYSEIPKKVENLISKIEIDIFPKI